A region of Vigna radiata var. radiata cultivar VC1973A chromosome 10, Vradiata_ver6, whole genome shotgun sequence DNA encodes the following proteins:
- the LOC106774941 gene encoding ankyrin repeat-containing protein At5g02620-like, whose product MEQTTFVKNLMRCMDKEDLKNYKEEGNTAFCLAAMTGNVEIAEILFCKNDSLLWIRDQNHMLPIEIASSAGHISMTKFLFQKTSEDPRYKLPFPDIVKLFFFTINNNIYTVTSELLDSESKLVTVENEKKLTALQMLAQCSHCEESTGYREVVDSLFKGMEKQKDTINHAQLSEAMFNAAKSGNIKFLELLLKYHPALLFEVNSIKQSLLHIAILHRQKSVYKLILSKPAAKNIMTKLVDSKDNTVLHLAGKMGQRELKPGFSTNHVLMSSEEKWFQDVEKIVPPAMKTMKNENGKTPKELFYQTHESLHKESISGLQATANTLLVVATLVIGLGITGGMTIPIENIDSRNTPFFSRKIWYTFFFLSVALGTCFCASSMFFYASVILPVCWARPEEESVRLRLTKLVFGNVSLFASLGLMFPALICASVLIFEFLSSWILYFICGLGLMVFLVHLTLDYNRWIGIACSVLSYLEDAPSDRPIMLRPICKIYLLFLTFAKKKA is encoded by the exons ATGGAACAAACtacttttgtgaaaaatttgATGCGTTGTATGGACAAAGaagatttgaaaaattacaaGGAAGAAGGGAACACGGCCTTTTGTTTGGCTGCAATGACTGGAAATGTGGAAATTGCAGAAATTCTGTTTTGCAAGAATGATAGCTTGCTGTGGATTAGAGACCAAAACCATATGCTTCCAATTGAAATAGCATCTTCTGCAGGTCACATTTCGATGACAAAATTCTTATTTCAAAAGACTTCAGAGGACCCACGTTACAAGCTACCCTTCCCAGACATTGTGAAGCTATTTTTCTTtaccatcaacaacaacatttaCA CCGTCACATCAGAATTATTGGATAGCGAATCCAAACTGGTTACTGTTGAAAACGAAAAGAAGTTGACGGCTTTGCAAATGCTAGCTCAATGCT CCCATTGCGAGGAAAGTACTGGCTATCGAGAGGTTGTAGATTCTCTTTTTAAAGGAATGGAAAAGCAGAAAGATACTATCAACCATGCACAATTGTCAGAAGCAATGTTCAATGCAGCAAAATCTggaaacattaaatttttagaacTTCTGTTGAAGTACCATCCTGCTTTGCTATTTGAAGTGAATTCTATCAAGCAAAGCTTACTTCACATTGCTATTCTACATCGACAAAAATCTGTCTACAAACTAATATTAAGCAAGCCGGCTGCAAAGAATATTATGACAAAACTGGTTGATTCTAAGGATAACACTGTTCTTCACTTAGCTGGAAAGATGGGACAACGTGAACTAAAACCCGGATTTTCAACAAACCATGTTCTCATGAGTAGTGAGGAGAAATGGTTTCAG GATGTGGAGAAAATAGTTCCACCTGcaatgaaaacaatgaaaaacgaaaatggtAAGACTCCTAAAGAATTGTTCTATCAGACACACGAAAGTTTGCACAAGGAATCAATATCAGGACTGCAAGCTACGGCAAATACATTGTTAGTGGTGGCAACTCTGGTTATCGGCCTAGGGATCACCGGAGGTATGACGATTCCTATTGAGAATATCGATAGTAGAAATACTCCTTTTTTCTCAAGGAAGATATGGTAtacgtttttctttttatccgTTGCACTTGGAACATGTTTCTGTGCTTCGTCTATGTTCTTCTACGCTTCGGTTATTCTTCCTGTATGTTGGGCAAGACCAGAGGAAGAGTCTGTCCGGTTGCGGCTAACAAAGTTGGTATTTGGGAATGTGTCACTTTTCGCCTCTCTTGGACTGATGTTTCCTGCACTAATTTGCGCTTCGGTGTTGATCTTTGAATTCTTATCCAGTTGGATCCTTTACTTCATTTGTGGACTTGGTTTAATGGTATTCCTTGTGCATCTTACACTTGATTATAACCGATGGATTGGCATTGCATGTTCGGTGTTATCTTATTTGGAGGATGCTCCATCGGATAGGCCAATAATGTTACGGCCAATCTGCAAGATATATCTTCTCTTCCTCACATTCGCAAAGAAAAAGGCTTGA